DNA sequence from the Marinilongibacter aquaticus genome:
CCGAAAGCTGTGCGGCATGTTTTTTCAAGGCCACAGCCGCCGATTGAGCATACATACTGCCCGATCCGATCGCGGCAATTTGATTGTCGGGTTCCAGCACGTCGCCCGTTCCCGAAATCACCAAAAGCTCTTCCGCATTGGCGACCACCATCATGGCTTCGAGTTTTCTGAGGTAGCGGTCGGTACGCCAATCTTTGGCCAATTCTATTGCTGCACGCTTCATATTGCCTCCGTAAGCTCCCAATTTCTCTTCGAATTTTTCGATCAAAGTGAAGGCATCGGCCGTACTTCCGGCAAATCCTGCCAAAATTTTTCCACCGGCCAATTTTCGCACTTTTCGTACATTCGACTTGGCCACTGTATTGCCCATTGTCGCCTGTCCGTCAGCACCTAAAGCTACTTTCCCATCATGTATAATACCTAAAACAGTGGTTGATCTGATTTTTGTCATGTTTTGTTCTTTCGGTGTAAAACAGTACTACAAAAGTATTAATTCCATTTTTTTTCGTATGTTCGATTCCGAAAACTCCAAGACATACCCTTTTGAAATATCCGACCGATGAGCAAAAGAAGAAAAAAACAGAAATGGCTCAAGTGGATCATTGGCTCCGTGCTCGCCATCGTGGCGGTTTTGGCACTGGCATTTTCCATCTTTATGTATAAGGTAGAATACGGTTTCCCTTTTTACGAAGACGAAGCTCCGCAAATCGAATTCCCCGATGGCCAAAAGCATGTCCTGCTCTTTTCTAAAGCCAACGGATTTGTGCACAGTGAGGCCATAGAGGCAGGAAAGAAAGTGATTGAAGAATTGGGCCAGAAAAACAATTGGTTCGTATACACTTTTGATGAAGGCGGTGTGTTCAATGAAAATCAATTGAAACAATTTGACCTTGTCATCTGGAACAATGTGTCTGGAAAAGTACTGACCAATGATCAGCGTGCGGCTTTTCAACATTACATAGAAAACGGTGGAAGCTTTATGGGACTGCACGCCGCAGGCGACGGTTCGCACCATTGGGACTGGTACACGCAAAACCTTATATGTGCCGAGTTTTCGCACCATCCGATCGAAAAACACTTGCAGCCCAATACCATGAAATTGCAGACATTGGGGAATGACCCGATTTTTGAAAAGCTGCCCGGAAGAATAGAGCTGAATGAGGAATGGTATGTTTTTTACGCCAACCCCGCCGAAAAAAAGGCCCACATTCTGTATGAAATGGATGGTGAACTGATTGACCCGAACGGTAATTTTCTTTGGATGAACAACAAAGAATTTGGCATGGGCAAAGCACATCCCAACATCTGGTACCACGAAGTGAAAAAAGGCAAAGCCATTTACTCTGCGGTAGGGCACGATGCCGCCACTTACCAAAACCAAGATTATGTGAAAGTCTTGGAACAAATGGTAAATTGGTGCCTAGAAAAAAAATAGACATGAACTTTACGGGAAAAACAGCACTGATTACCGGTGCTGGACAAGGCATTGGCTTTGAAATTGTGAATCAACTCTGTGCACATGGAGCCACGGTGGTTTTCAATGACATCGACAAAGAAGTTGGCCAGACTGCTTTGAAACGCCTATCGGAATATGCCGGGCAGGTAGAATTTGTGGCCGGCGACTCTGGAGATTTGGCCCTGATCGATAAAATGATTGAAAGGGCCATCGCACGATTCGGCAAAGTAGATATGGCCATTGCCAATGCAGGAATCACGACCTTTGGGCCCTTTTTGACCTACGATGTCCAGAAGTTCGAGCAGCTGATGCGTGTAAATCTACAAGGTACATTCTTCTTGTGCCAGAAAGTGGCCAATCAAATTATCAAACAAAAAACAAGGGGCAAACTGCTCTTGGTTTCGAGCACCACCAGCCTGCGGTCCCACCCGGACTTAGAAGCTTACGGAATGACCAAAGCGGGAATCCGCTTTCTGGCTGAAGCTTTGAGCGTGCAATTGGCTCCGAAAAATATTTTGGTCAATTGTGTTACGCCGGGAGCAACCGCCACAGAACGCACCGTAAGCGTGAGCGATTATGAAGAAGGCTGGGCAAAGTTGATACCCAATGGCCGTGTGGCCAAAACGATCGACATTGCCAATGCAGCCCTGTTCTTACTCTCTGATTTGGCCGATGACATAAATGGACAAAATATTGTAGTGGACGGCGGTTGGAGTGGAACTGGCCCGATGCCCGACTCGATTTGAGGCTAAAGCAGAAACCTTACATCCTTTTTCTCCACCTTTCTTCCATATAATCGAAGTGTATTTCGTGATAGGTCAAAGTTTTTTCCGAATTTTGCGGAAATTTTGAACGATCAAACATCCTAAATGGAAAAATTCGATAAAAATTACATCATTGGTTTTATTTTGCTGTTTGTCATGTACGGTACGTATATGTATTTCTACCCCGCGACTCCGGCACAGCAGACAGAAGCCGCACAGGAACAAGTAGCGGCGAAAGAAGAAGTTGTAAAAAACACCTCGGCCAATCTTCCAGCTCCAA
Encoded proteins:
- the hslV gene encoding ATP-dependent protease subunit HslV, whose protein sequence is MTKIRSTTVLGIIHDGKVALGADGQATMGNTVAKSNVRKVRKLAGGKILAGFAGSTADAFTLIEKFEEKLGAYGGNMKRAAIELAKDWRTDRYLRKLEAMMVVANAEELLVISGTGDVLEPDNQIAAIGSGSMYAQSAAVALKKHAAQLSAKEMVQEGLNIAADICIYTNHNLIIETLD
- a CDS encoding ThuA domain-containing protein yields the protein MSKRRKKQKWLKWIIGSVLAIVAVLALAFSIFMYKVEYGFPFYEDEAPQIEFPDGQKHVLLFSKANGFVHSEAIEAGKKVIEELGQKNNWFVYTFDEGGVFNENQLKQFDLVIWNNVSGKVLTNDQRAAFQHYIENGGSFMGLHAAGDGSHHWDWYTQNLICAEFSHHPIEKHLQPNTMKLQTLGNDPIFEKLPGRIELNEEWYVFYANPAEKKAHILYEMDGELIDPNGNFLWMNNKEFGMGKAHPNIWYHEVKKGKAIYSAVGHDAATYQNQDYVKVLEQMVNWCLEKK
- a CDS encoding SDR family NAD(P)-dependent oxidoreductase: MNFTGKTALITGAGQGIGFEIVNQLCAHGATVVFNDIDKEVGQTALKRLSEYAGQVEFVAGDSGDLALIDKMIERAIARFGKVDMAIANAGITTFGPFLTYDVQKFEQLMRVNLQGTFFLCQKVANQIIKQKTRGKLLLVSSTTSLRSHPDLEAYGMTKAGIRFLAEALSVQLAPKNILVNCVTPGATATERTVSVSDYEEGWAKLIPNGRVAKTIDIANAALFLLSDLADDINGQNIVVDGGWSGTGPMPDSI